The genomic stretch CGGTGATCTCGGTCTGAGCCTGGCGGATCTCCTTGACCATTCGCGGGTTGCTGAGGACAGCCAAGGTTTCTTCAAGGGACTCAAGATCTTCGAGATTCATGATTACCGCGGACGGCTGGCCGTGCTTCGTGATGATGACCCGACCGTGCGCGCGCTCTATGCGATCCACGACCTCGGACAGCCGGTTCTTCACTTCGCCCAGGGGAACATGTTCGCTAATTGCCATGGCTATAAGTATGGCCAATACGTCATGTTCGCGCAAGCGGCCCTGCCGCCTTGCGTATGGATGAGGGCGTCATGCGACCGAAATCATACGGACCACTCGGAAGTAGCTCGGAAGTCCGGCCCTTCCGAGTCAAGCCGGCCAAGGTGTCCGGACACGTGCAGGGCTTTGCCATTCGGCTCGGAGACTCCTGAGGGCGCTCGCGAGGCGGGCCGGCTGCATGAAGCGCGGCCCACACCGGTAGAATGCCCCGCCGTGAGGTCTAACGAGATCCGTCGCAGCTTCCTCGAGTTTTTCCGTGAGCGAGGCCACAAGATCGTCCCGTCGTCGTCCTTGATCCCGGACGACCCCACCCTGCTGCTCACCACCGCCGGGATGGTGCAGTTCAAGCCCTATTTCTTGGGTCAGAAGCCGATCGAGTTCCCGCGCGCGGCCAGTTGTCAGAAATCGGCCCGAACCACCGACATCGAGCGGGTCGGGCTCACGGCGCGCCACATGACTTTCTTCGAGATGCTCGGGAACTTCTCGTTTGGGGACTACTTCAAGCGCGATGCGATTCGTTGGGCCTGGGAACTGTCCACGGGGCCCTTCGGCTTGGACCCCGACCGGATCTGGGTCACGGTCTTCGAGTCCGACGACGAGGCGGTCGAGATCTGGCGCGACGACATCGGTCTGCCGGCCGAGCGGATCGTGCGCCGCGGGGCGGAGGACAACTTCTGGACGATGGGGGTCGCCGGTCCCGGCGGCCCCTGCTCGGAGTTGTTCTACGACCGCGGGCCGGCTTACGGCGAGGTCGTCGGGTTCCAGGACGGCGACCGGATCATGGAGTACTACAACCTGGTCTTCACCGAGAAGCAGGTGGACGAGAACCTTCAAGTCGTCGGGGACCTTCCGCGCAAGAACGTAGACACCGGACTCGGGCTCGAGCGCCTCGCGCAGATCTTGCAGAACGTTCCCACGGCGTACGACACCGACACGCTGCGGCCGATCCTGGCGCGCGCCGAGCAGCTCACAGGCTGCGCCTACGGAACCTCCGAGAAGACCGACATTTCATTGCGGATCATCACCGAGCACGCGCGCGCGGCCTCGTTCCTGATCGGCGATGGTGTGCTGCCCTCGAACGAAGACCGTGGATACGTGTTGCGGCGTTTGATGCGGCGCGCGGTTCGCCACGCGAAGTTGCTCGGTGTGGATGACGTCGTGCTGCCGCAGATGGTCGAGGCGGTGATCGACACGATGGGCGAGGCGTATCCCGAACTCGAGTCCTCGCGCGCGTTCATCACGCAGGTCGTCACCGGCGAAGAGGAAGGGTTCCGCAACACGCTGCGCACCGGTCTGGTGATGCTCGAGACCGAGGTCGATGCGGCGAAGGCTTCGTCGCAGACTTCGCTGGGCGGCGGCGTTGCGTTCAAGTTGCACGACACCTACGGGTTCCCCTTCGAGTTGACCATGGAGATCGCGTCCGAGGCCGGCCTGCAGGTCGACCACGACGAGTTCGCGGCACTGATGACCGAGCAGCGCGAGCGCGCGCGCTCTGCCCGCAAGGTCGTCCTGCGCGACGAAGACGCGTTGCTTGAGGTGTTGGCCGAGTTCGGCTCGACCGAGTTCGTCGGGTACCAGGATGCTGCCGGCGAAGCGCGGGTGCGCGCGATCGTGCGCGGGTCGGACCGGGTCCCGTCGGCCTCGGAGTCCGAAGATATCGAAGTGATCTTGGATCGTTCGCCGTTCTACCCCGAGGGCGGCGGCCAGGTCGGCGATCGAGGGATTATCGAGGCGGATGGCGCGCGCCTGGAGGTTTCAGACACGCAGCGTCGCTTGGGCGACTTGATCGTGCTCACGGCGCGCGTGGTGCAAGGCGAGATCACCTCGGGTGCCGAGGTTCACGCGAAGGTAGACGCGGACAAGCGCGCGGCGACCGAGCGCAGCCACACCGCGACTCACATCCTTCATGCGACGCTGCGGGCCGCACTTGGGGACCAAGCTCGCCAGGCGGGGTCGTTGGTGGAACCCGGGCGGCTTCGCTTCGACTTCTCGCATTCCAGTCGCGTCCCAACCGAGGTGCTGGCCGAGATCGAGGCGACCGTGAACGCGCGTCTGCTCGGCGACGATCCCGTGCTCCCGTACGAAACCACGATGGACGAGGCGCGCGACCGTGGCGCGATGATGTTGTTCGAAGAGAAGTACGGCGACATCGTTCGCGTGATCGAGATCGGCGACTACTCCGTGGAGTTGTGCGGCGGAACGCACGTGACCCGCACGAGCCAGATCGGTCTGGTGAAGGTGCTGGGGGAGGCCTCGATCGGATCCAATCTGCGTCGCATCGAGGCGCTGACCGGCGCCGAGGCCGTTTCGGAGTTTCGTCGGTCGCAAGCGGTCTTGGATCACATTGCCGCGTTGCTGAAGTCCTCGCCTGAAGAGGCGCCGGCGCGCGTCGAGAAGTTGCTCGCGGACCTAAAGGCCGCCGAGCAAGCGGTTCGAAAGCAACAAGCGGCATCCGAGCGCGAGCGCGCGTGGGACTTGGCGCGCCTCGCGGAGCGCATTGGAGAGACCTCGGTCGTGGTGGCCGAGGTGCCCGGGTTGCGAGTGGACGAACTTCAGCGCCTTGGGGTTGCCGTGCGCGAGACGCTGGCCGGACCAGCGGTAGTTGTGCTCGGATCGTCGGTGGACGAGCGCGCGGGAATCGTCGCAGTGATCGACAAGACCACCGGCGCGCGCGGGATCAAGGCGCGCGCGATCATCGCCGACGCCGCGCGCGCGATCGGCGGCGGCGCGGGAGGAAAGGACGAGGTTGCGACCGGAGGCGGCAACCGGCCCGAAGGGGTGGCTGAGGCGCTGCGTTTGGCGCGCGCCACCGTTGCCGAGGTGCTGGCGTAATGGCGCGCTGGCTCGGCATCGACCTGGGAACACGTCGGATCGGTGTGGCCATCTCGGACGGCAAGGGGTTGGTTGCGACGCCGTACGCGGTCCTGGATCGCACCAGCGACGAGCGCGACGCGACCGCGATCCGCGAGATCGCCGCGGCCGAGGGCGCGCGCCAGGTGGTTCTTGGGCACCCGCTGAGTTTGGACGGGACCGCAGGCCATTCGGCGATGGTGGCCGAGGGCTTTGCTGAGAAGCTCAAGGAAATGGGCGTGAAGGTCAAACTCTGGGACGAGCGCTTTACAACGGTGGAGGCCGAGAAACGCTTGAAGTCCGGCGGCGCGGGAGGCAAGCGACGGCGTGCGGTCGTAGACAAGGTGGCGGCTGCCGTGCTGCTTCAGGCATTCCTCGACGCGCGAGGCGGATGAGTTCCGGAGAACGCCTGTCGCCGGCTGCGCCGAAGCGGAGCAAACTCGGCCGACGGATCTTCCTGACGGTTCTCGGCGTCGCCGTGCTCGTGACGCTTGGGACGGCAGGGTACGTCCGTTGGGCGTTCGGGGGGACGGAGCGCGGCACTCAGGTAAGCATCGTTGTTCCCAATGGCGCGACCACCACCGCTATCGCTGATCTGCTGGCGTCGGGCGGCGTTGTTCGTTCGGCTTTTGTCTTCCGGTTGGCTGCTCGATTCCAAGGCGTCGAAACCGAGTTCAAGTCCGGCGAGTACAAGATGCGAACCGGTCTTGGGATCTCAGAGGCGATCCGGCTCCTTCGCAAGGGCGTCGTTCCGGAAACAGTGCGCTTCACGGTTCCCGAGGGCAAGACCGTCGGGGAGGTCGCCAAGATCGTCGAGGCCGAGACGCACATCTCTGCCAAGGACTTCATCGCCGCGGCTACGAGCGGAAGAATCACCCCCGGCGGGTTCGGCGCCCCGGCGGGGAACCTCGAAGGGTTCTTGTTCCCGAAGACCTACGAAGTAAGGGTCAAGGCCACAGCCGAGGATGTCGTGGCGATGATGGTGCGCCAGTTCGAGCGGGAGGTCGCAGGGTTGGGGGTTGCCCAGGCGGCGCGCGCGCTCGGAATTACGCCATACCAGGTTGTGGTGGTGGCCGGCATGATCGAGCGCGAGGCGAAGGTGGAGCGCGACCGTCCGCTGGTGGCTTCGGTCATCTACAACAGATTGCGCATCGGGATGCGCTTGCAGATCGATGCAACCGTTCAGTACGCGTTCTTGTTGCGTGACGGCAGTTACAAGACGCGTCTGTTGTATTCGGACCTGGAGATCAACTCGCCCTTCAACACCTACAAGATCCCGGCATTGCCTCCGGCGCCGATTGCCTCGCCCGGGCTCGCCGCGCTCCGCGCGGCATTCGCGCCCGCGTCGAGTGACTTCCTTTACTACGTGCTGAGCAAGGACGGCCGCTCGCACTGCTTCGCGCGCGACAACGCGGGGTTCCAGCGGTGCCGGAGTGCGGCGTGAACGGCGCCGGGCATCTTGCCTGCATCATCGGTTGGCCTGTGAACCGGAGCCTGTCGCCGCGCATTCACCAGGCGGCGTTCGAAGCCTTGGGTCTTGACTGGACGTACATCGCGATCGGCGTGCGACCGGGCGCGGCTGCCGAGGGCATCGGCCTGCTGCGAACGCTCGGGGTGGACGGTGCCAACGTAACCATGCCGCACAAGGAAGCGGTTTGCGGGCTTCTCGATCGCCTTGAGGAAGAGGCGGCCGCAATTGGGGCCGTAAACACGATCGCGCGAGACGGCGACGCCCTGGTTGGCCACAACACCGACGGCCTTGGGTTTCTGCGTTTCCTCGCCCACGATGCCGGCTTTGATGCCCGCGATCGGGACGTGACGGTGCTTGGCGCGGGAGGCGCGGCGCGCGCGGTTGTGCGGGCGCTGGCCGGCGCGGGCGCGCGCGTGACGGTTTGCGCCCGGCGGCCGGAGCGCGCGGCGTTGGTTGCCGGCGTCGCCGAGGGTGTGGCCACGGCGGAATGGGGCGTACAGGTTGCCGCCGATCTGGTTGTGAACGCGACGCCGGTTCGGGAAGCCCTTCCCGTGCGGTTCGCGCCGGAGATGCTTGCGGTGGACATGATCTACCAGGCGCCGGAAACCTCGTTTGTGTCGCAGGCGCGCTCGGCCGGCGCGCGCGCGTTCGATGGTCTAGGAATGCTCGTGCACCAAGCGGCGCTCTCGTTCGCGCTCTGGACGGGCGTGGATGCTCCCATAGAGATCATGCGCGCGGCCGCCGAGTCGGCGCTGCTTGAGTCCTAGCGTCCGACCCGCCCGGTAAAGCGCGCTTCGGGCGCTGCCGACACTCCCGGTAGACAAGCGCGTTCCAGGAGAGGTTGTCCCGGGCTGGCCCGGCATCCGTTTCATGCCGATACACGGCATTGCTCCTCGGACGCGCGGAGGGATGGATGGGGAGCAACTCAGAAGCGTTCGACGTCGAGGACCCGGCCGAGGGCATCGGATCCGAGGCAAAGACCGACGCGCCCCCGGTGCGGCGAACGCAAACGCTCGGCGAGATCCTCGTCGAAGAGGGCGCGATCAGCCGCGACCAACTCGAGGCTTCCCGGCGCGAGCAGGCCAGGACGGGACGGAGCCTGGGGCGAGTCTTGGTCGAGTCGGGGTTGGTCACCGAGTCCGTGCTCGTTTCCGCGCTGGCGCAGCAGATCGGGATCCCATTTGTCGATCTTGCGGAAACGCAGATCGACCCCATGGCCGCGTCGCTGATCCCGGAGGCGATGGCACGCCGCTACGGTGCGCTTCCCATCGCGTTCGACGAAGACAAGCTGGTCGTCGCGATGAGCGATCCCGGCAACGTGTTCGCGATCGACGATATCCGCACGCTCACCGGACGCGAGATCCGCACGGCCATCGCGACTCGAGCCGACATCACCAACGCGATTACGCGCTCGACGCGGGACGACGCACAGGTTGGAGACATAGCCGCCGCCGCGGCGGCCGAAGAGCACGAAGTCGACGATCTGTCCAAGCTTCGTGAGGCGGTTGACGATGCTCCGATCGTCAAGCTCGTCAACCTGCTGATCACGCGGGCGGTGAACGAGCGCGCATCCGACATCCACATTGAGCCGCAAGAACGGGACGTGCGAATCCGCTACCGGATCGACGGCGTGCTTCACGAGGTCATGCGCTCGCCGAAATCGATTCAAAACGGCGTGCTCTCGCGCCTGAAGATCATGGCCGACATCGACATCGCCGAGCGGCGAATCCCTCAGGACGGCCGTGTGGGGCTGGTCGTGGGCGGCAAGGCGATCGACCTTCGAGTCGCGACGATGCCCACCGTGCACGGCGAAAAGGCCGTCATCCGAATCCTGGACAAGTCGCAAGGCCTCCTAAATCTCAACGATCTTGGGTTCTCCGAGCACAACATGGAGATGTTTGAGGCGAGCTTTCGAAAGCCGTACGGGATGATCCTTGTGACGGGCCCCACGGGATCGGGGAAGTCGACCACTCTGTACGCCACGCTGAACATCCTCAACACGGCCGATGTGAACGTCATTACGGTCGAAGATCCCGTTGAGTACCGAATGAACGGCGTCAATCAGGTGCAGATCAACACGAAGGCCGGACTGACTTTCGCGGGCGCGTTGCGCTCCATCTTGCGTTCCGACCCGGACATCGTTCTGATTGGAGAGATCCGCGATCAAGAGACCGCTCAGATCGCGGTCCAGGCAGCACTCACCGGTCACTTGGTGCTTTCGACGTTGCACACCAACGACGCTCCTTCAGCCATCACGCGCCTGGTCGAGATGGGGATTGAGCCGTTCCTAGTGTCTTCGGCGGTGGACGCGGTTCTTGCGCAGCGCTTGGTTCGCAAACTGTGCGGCCGGTGCAAGGAGCCCTATCAGCCTACGGTGGAGTCCTTGCGAGAGGCGCGGGTTCCGCTGCGTGCGGACGGATCGGCGCCGCTGCTGCAGCGCGCGGTCGGCTGCAATCACTGCGGAGGAACCGGATACCGGGGCCGGATGGCGGTCCACGAGGTCATGACTATGTCCGAGGAGATCGAACGTCTGACCGTCGAGCACCGCTCAAGTGAGGAGATCGGCCGGACCTCATGCGAGCAGGGGATGCTCACGTTGCGACAAGACGGGATCTTGAAGGTCCTCGCGGGCGAAACCAGCATTGAGGAGATCTTCCGGGTCATCGTCTAGTCGCGGCCGATCCGGGTCAAGCCGGGCGCGCGCCGCGCCGATGCACTCGGTGAGTGGGAGAGGCGCAGGGGAGGACATGGCCGCACCAAAGCCGTTGGGAGAGGTGCTCGTCGAGGAACGTTTGATCTCGCGCGAGCAATTGCAGCGCGCTCTGGAGCGCCAGCGCGAGACGGGGCGTCCGCTCGGCAAAGTCCTGCTGGAGATCGGGGCAGTCACGGAAGAGGCCCTGGTCGAAGCCGTGGCCACACAGCTTGGACTCGCGTACGTGGATCCCGTGAGTTCGCCGCCGCCGCGCGCCATTGCTTCCCTGGTTCCGCGGGACGTCGCGCTACGGCATGCTGCGATCCCGTTCGACCTGGAGGGCGACCGGCTGGTGGTGGCGATGGCCGAACCGACGAACAGGGCCGCCCTGCGGGAGATCGCCGCGCTGACCGGGTACGAATGCCGGCCGGCGCTGGCGATTCGCCGCAACATCGATGAAGCGATCGAGGCGGCGCACCAGCATCCGTCGCTTGATCCGCTGGAAGACGTGCTGGAACCGGTGGTCGGATCGGCGCCGGCGCGCGCCGAGATCGACGACAAAGACGTCTCGATGCACGACCTCCTCGATCGTTTGCTGGAAGAGGGGGGATCCGATCTTCACTTGACGGTGGGAACGCCACCGGTCGTCCGGCTGCACGGAGGTCTCGCGAGGCTGGAGGACTACCCGGTGTTTCAGCCGGCGGACCTGCGAAAGCTCATCTACTCAATCCTCACCCAGCGGCAACGTGAGCAGTTGGAGGCGACGCTGGAGTTGGACCTCGCGTACTCGTTGCCGGGGCGCGCGCGCTTCCGCATCAACGTCTACTTCCAGCGCGATGCTATCGGTGCCGCAATCCGTCTGATTCCGTTCGAGATTCGACCGTTGGCAGACCTCGGGGTTCCGGCGAAGGTTGCGGAGTTCGCCTCGCTGCCGCGCGGACTCGTGCTGGTCACCGGACCGACGGGATCCGGGAAGTCCACGACGCTCGCGGCCGTGGTCGACGTCGCCAATTCACAGCGCGACGACCACATTCTGACCGTCGAGGACCCGATTGAGTACTTGCACGAGCACAAGCGCTGCATCGTCAATCAGCGCGAGGTCGGCGCGGATACCAAGGGCTTCGCGGCCGCGCTGCGTTCTGCGTTGCGTCAGGATCCGGACATCATTCTTGTAGGAGAGATGCGCGACCTCGAGACGATCGCAACGGCGCTGACCGCCGCGGAGACCGGACACCTCGTGTTTGGAACACTGCACACCCAGTCTGCTCCGGAGGCCGTCGACCGTGTGATTGACGTGTTTCCCCCACACCAGCAGCAGCAAGTTCGAGTGCAGTTGGCGGCAACGATTCAGGGGATCGTGACTCAGCAGTTGCTCAAGCGCGCCGACGGCACGGGGCGCGTCATTGCGTGCGAGATCTTGGTGGCGACGCCGGCGGTGCGCAACCTGATTCGTGAGGGCAAGACGCACATGATCTACTCCGCGATGCAGGCGGGCGGGCAGTTCGGGATGCTGACGATGGACCAGTCGCTGGCGAACCTGGTGCGCGCGCGCACAATTACCTACGAACTCGGGCTCGATCGCTGTCATAACCCCGAGGACTATGCCCGCTTGTGCGGGAAGGCCTGATCATGGCGACGACATTCGCATACAAGGTTCGAGATCATTCCGGGAAGCTGGTCGCAGGAACCCTTGAGGCGGATTCCCAGTCGGCGGTGGTCGGCAAGCTACGCGACATGGGCTACGCGCCACTGCTCGTCGAGGAGCAACGTGCGAGCCTGGGCACGAAAGAGATTCAGCTCCCGTGGAAGAAGGGCGTCAAAGCCAAAGACGTGGCGGTGATGTCGCGTCAGTTCGCGACGATGATCACCTCGGGATTGTCGCTCCTGCGGGCACTCAACATTTTGTGCGAGCAAACGGAGAACCCGGTGCTTGCGCGCGTGATGGGAACCGTGCGCCAGGACATCGAAAAGGGGCAATCCCTTTCGCAGGCGCTGCAGCGACACCCGAAGGTATTCACGCCGCTGTACGTGTCGATGGTGCGCGCCGGCGAAACCGGGGGAGTGCTGGACACGGCCCTGCTGCGCCTGGCCGAAACCCTCGAGAAGGAAGTGGCGCTTCGCGGCAAGATCAAGAGCGCGATGACGTATCCGGTTGTCGTGTTCGTCCTGGTGATCGTGATCGTGTCGGCCATGCTGATGTTCGTGGTTCCGACCTTCAAGAATTTGTACGCGGACCTCGGTGGGACGCTCCCGCTGCCCACGCGCATGCTGATCGCGGTGTCGGACAGCGTGCGCAAGTTTGCGCTCATCTACACGGCCCTGCTTGGTGGTGGAACGGTGGCGCTTCGGCGCTGGATCAAGACCGAGGGTGGCCGCGCGAAGTGGGATGCGTTCAAGCTTCGCGTGCCGGTCTTCGGATCTTTGTTCCACAAGACCGCGCTGTCGCGCTTCGCGCGGACCCTTTCTTCGCTGGCGCGGTCCGGTGTTCCGATTCTGCAGGCCCTGGACATCGTCAAGGAGACGGTCGGCAACGCCGTCGTCGCCAAGGCGGTCGGGGCGGTGCAGTCGGCCGTAAAAGAAGGATCGAGCATGGCGAAGCCGCTCGAGCAGTATCCGGTGTTCCCGGCGATGGTTGTGCAGATGATGGCGGTCGGTGAGGAAACCGGAGCACTAGACACGATGCTGGAGAAGATCGCCGACTTCTACGACCAAGAGATCGATGCCACGGTGGACGCTTTGACATCGCTGATCGAGCCTATCCTGATCGTCGTCATGGGCGTGGCGGTTGGCGGAATGGTCGTCGCCTTGTACTTGCCGATGTTCAACATCATCAATCTCGTCAAGTAGGAACCCTTGTTGTCTCCCGGCGCAATCGCGCTTCGTTGTGGCCTGAATCTATGGCCAATTCGGCCGATAGGTACCAGCTCTATCGTGGGGTTTCGCACCCTCCGGCCGGATCTGCGAAGAACCTGGGGGCTAGTCACTCAAGTCTGACCCAAGTGTGTGCCGATACCTGATTTCGAAAGGGCTCGCACGGTGCGGCCCGAGGGAGGTGGGCAAGAAATGTTGCAAGCCATCCGCAGTCGTCTCGGACGGGACGACAAAGGGTTCACCCTGATCGAGCTCATGGTGGTCGTTCTGATCATCGCAATCCTGATTGCGATCGCCATTCCGACGTTCATGGGCGCCCGTACCAAGGCGCAGGACCGCGCGACACAGGTAACTCTGCGTCAAGGCCTGTTGACCGCGAAGTCCTACTACACAGACAGCGAGACCTACGCAGCGACCGGAGCGGCCCTGCACGGACTCGAGCCGAGCGTCGCGTTTAGCGAGACCGTGGCGAGCGCTTCGCAGACTGTGATCGGCTTCACCGGAACCACCACGGACGTGGTGATGGTGCGTCAGAGCAAGTCGGGCAAGTGGTTCTGCATCGCGGACAGCACGACTGCAGGGACCACGTATGGAAACGGCGCGGCCCTGGCGAACGTAGACACGCTCCTCGAGTGCGCAGCGGCAGCCTGGTAACACCCGGCTTCGGAGGTCTGGAAGCGGCGGCGATCCCGCCGCTTCCACCTATTCCGGCTAGTGCGTTGTGATCAAGTCTGATCTGGTGCGCGCCGATATCTGCCGTAGGGGGCGGAGTCACCGGTGCGTCGGGATCGGTCGTCAGGGGGAAGTGTGGCAAGGCGAGGATGGGCGGCTCTGCTCCGGCTGCGATCGGAGGCGGCGGGCTTCACTTTGGTGGAGCTGATGGCCGGGCTGTCCATTCTCGTCGTCGGGTTCGCGGCGCTTGCATCGGCGAGCGGGGCCGGAAGTCGGCTTTTGGTCCAAGGGCGGCAGCGCCACCTTGCGGCCGGGGAAGCGAATGCTCGCATCGAACAAGTCCGCAACATCCCCTACGCAAACGTTGCCTTGAACGCTACGCCTGCGCACTCCACCGATGAGGGTGACCCGGACTACTTCGTCGATACGTTGGGCAACTTCGACGACGGAGGGGACGGCACTTACGAGCCACTGGTTGTGGGCGCCGACGGTGCGGTAGCCCACATCGACGGACCGTTTACCTCCGGAGTGACTCGCCTGACGGTGTACCAGTACGTCACTTGGGTGGACGACCCTGCCGTCTCGGGGGCACAGGACTACAAGAGGGTCGTCATCGTCGTTTCCTTCGATGCCGCGGCGAACCCCGGCCGCGCGCACACCGTGCACGCGTCGGCATTGCTCACCAGCGGCTCGGTAACCGTCGGCGGCAGTCAGGCCGGCGCGACCCAGGGCACGCCCTCGCCGAGCGCTACCCCAACGCCGACGCCTACGGGCGGATGTGCCGGCGACACGCAAGGGCCGACCGGGAGCTTCACCATCTTGTCGGGCACCGGTGCAAGCGAGGGGTTCACGGCCAGTCGTTCGGTGACGATCTCTGTCGCGCCCTCGGATCCCTGCGCGCCGATTTCAGTTGCCCTGTCGAACGACAACTCGACGTACGGGACGCAGTTCACCTACAACTCCGCGCTTCCAACCGTCTCGTGGACCCTGACGACCGGAGACGGCGGCAAGCACGTTTGGGCGCGATACTCGGACGCCCTCGGCAACGTCTCGACCGTCGGCCCCGTGGGCATAACGCTGGACGCGACACCTCCCGGAGTGCCCGGGACCTTGACCAAGACCGCGAGCTGTCAGGGGAGTTCGCGCACGGTGAACCTTGCGTGGGGATCGGCGTCGGATGCCCACTTGCTGGGATATCGGGTTTACAAGCGAGTCGACGCAGGAGCATTCCTCGCGCTGCTCACGACATCGGCGAACAGCTCCTCCGATACCGACTCCAAGACGCTGTCATCGCTTGAGTACCGGATCGTCGCATACGACAGGGCCGGAAACGAAGGGAGTCCCACGAATGTGGTCTCGCTGGCGAAGAACGCTTGCTCCTGAGCGCGGGCTGAGCGTGATCGAGCTGGTGGTCGTTTCCGCCTTGCTCGTGGTGGCTGTGACCGCGATGGTCACGGCGTTCGACGCTGCCCAACGCTCGACGATTCGACAGCAAAAACGCAGCGAGGTCGCCGACGATCTCTCCGTCGCGATGGCCCGGATGACCAAGGAGGTACGGCAAGCCGATGCCGTCCGGATCGCGACGGCATCGATCCTGCAGGTCGATACGTTCGTCAAGGGAACTGCCGTCACGGTGACGTACACCGCTTCGGGGACCACGCTGACGCGCGCGGTCGCCGGCGCGTCGGTGCCTCTGGTCCAACGGCTCACCAACACCAACGTTTTCGTCTACTCGCCGGCGCTGGGAAGTCCCGCAACGATCTCGATCCGACTGCGCGCGCGCCCCGAGCGCTTCAGCACGGATGAAGCGGTCGTTGAGCTGGCGGACGAAGTCAAGATGAGGAACGTGTCTCCATGAAGATCTCTCGCATGTTCCGCGAGTCGGAGAAGGAAGACGGAGTAGCAATGATAATTGCCGTCGTCTTGTCCGCGGTGATCGCCACGCTTGCCGTCACATCTTTGACGGTTGCGGTCCACGTGGACAACTCCGCGGCCCGGGGCCGGCATTGGGTACAGGCGCTGCACGTAGCTGAATCGGGGGTCGAGCAGACGATCGCGAAGATCCAAGCGGCTTCCGGCGCGTTTTCGGGGACCTTCTCGGGGGAAACCGAGGAAGGCAACTACTCCGTTACGGTGACGCGGAGTCCCCGGAACGTTTACACGATTGATTCGGTGGGACACGTTCGAGAGGGCCGCGACCTGTCCGCGACCCGCGCCCTTCGGGTGACGCTGGCGCCCCCGGCAGCCTTTAAGAACGCGCTGTTCTCGCAGACGATCGCGGCGACAAAGAACGGCGACACGATCAACGGTGACATCTGGGCCAATCAAAGCGTCATCGTGGAGGCCAACGCCATCGTCCACGGGAGCGTCACCGGGGCGACGGGATGGGTTGCGTTGCGAAACGGGTCGCTTGTCGACGGTGATGCGAGCGCCGGAGGCTACGATCCCGCTTCGAGCTACGCGGTGACGCTGGGGACGAACGCACGGATCGGTGGCGACGTCGTGGCCGCGGTCGTCAACCCGCCGGACCCGATCACTTGCGGTGGTGCGAATCCGTCGAACTACCGGGTGCAGATGGACAGCGGTGCACGGATCGACGGAGGCGTTACCACCTGGGGGAGCGTGACGGGTTCCGGGACCGTCGGGGGCACGATCTCGGCGAACATCTGCACCGCGGCTCAAGCGACGGTTCCGATGCCGACGTTCACCTATGCCGCTGCGAATTACGATGCGGCGACGTTGCACCAGTTCGGCTTGCCCGGCACGCCCTCGGAAACGGCCGTCGCCGACTTCCAGACACATCTAGCCGGTCAGGGCAACCAGTTGAGCGGAACCTTCTACGTCAACCAGGCGGGCTCGGTGAACCAAGGAACGCGGATCGACCTAACCGGTGCAACGATCGTGGGTGATGCCACCATCGTGACCAATACGCCGGTGTTCACGAACTCCACGACAGACAACGTGAGCGACGGCGTCGTGTTGCTGGCGTCGACATACCGTCCGCCCACCGGTTCAAGCTGTGACGTAAACCAGGACGCGAGTGAGTGCGCGATTCATCTGAAGAACAAC from Actinomycetota bacterium encodes the following:
- the mltG gene encoding endolytic transglycosylase MltG, with translation MSSGERLSPAAPKRSKLGRRIFLTVLGVAVLVTLGTAGYVRWAFGGTERGTQVSIVVPNGATTTAIADLLASGGVVRSAFVFRLAARFQGVETEFKSGEYKMRTGLGISEAIRLLRKGVVPETVRFTVPEGKTVGEVAKIVEAETHISAKDFIAAATSGRITPGGFGAPAGNLEGFLFPKTYEVRVKATAEDVVAMMVRQFEREVAGLGVAQAARALGITPYQVVVVAGMIEREAKVERDRPLVASVIYNRLRIGMRLQIDATVQYAFLLRDGSYKTRLLYSDLEINSPFNTYKIPALPPAPIASPGLAALRAAFAPASSDFLYYVLSKDGRSHCFARDNAGFQRCRSAA
- the aroE gene encoding shikimate dehydrogenase, producing MNGAGHLACIIGWPVNRSLSPRIHQAAFEALGLDWTYIAIGVRPGAAAEGIGLLRTLGVDGANVTMPHKEAVCGLLDRLEEEAAAIGAVNTIARDGDALVGHNTDGLGFLRFLAHDAGFDARDRDVTVLGAGGAARAVVRALAGAGARVTVCARRPERAALVAGVAEGVATAEWGVQVAADLVVNATPVREALPVRFAPEMLAVDMIYQAPETSFVSQARSAGARAFDGLGMLVHQAALSFALWTGVDAPIEIMRAAAESALLES
- a CDS encoding type II toxin-antitoxin system Phd/YefM family antitoxin — encoded protein: MAISEHVPLGEVKNRLSEVVDRIERAHGRVIITKHGQPSAVIMNLEDLESLEETLAVLSNPRMVKEIRQAQTEITAGKARRLTKDEAARLAKHR
- the alaS gene encoding alanine--tRNA ligase; protein product: MRSNEIRRSFLEFFRERGHKIVPSSSLIPDDPTLLLTTAGMVQFKPYFLGQKPIEFPRAASCQKSARTTDIERVGLTARHMTFFEMLGNFSFGDYFKRDAIRWAWELSTGPFGLDPDRIWVTVFESDDEAVEIWRDDIGLPAERIVRRGAEDNFWTMGVAGPGGPCSELFYDRGPAYGEVVGFQDGDRIMEYYNLVFTEKQVDENLQVVGDLPRKNVDTGLGLERLAQILQNVPTAYDTDTLRPILARAEQLTGCAYGTSEKTDISLRIITEHARAASFLIGDGVLPSNEDRGYVLRRLMRRAVRHAKLLGVDDVVLPQMVEAVIDTMGEAYPELESSRAFITQVVTGEEEGFRNTLRTGLVMLETEVDAAKASSQTSLGGGVAFKLHDTYGFPFELTMEIASEAGLQVDHDEFAALMTEQRERARSARKVVLRDEDALLEVLAEFGSTEFVGYQDAAGEARVRAIVRGSDRVPSASESEDIEVILDRSPFYPEGGGQVGDRGIIEADGARLEVSDTQRRLGDLIVLTARVVQGEITSGAEVHAKVDADKRAATERSHTATHILHATLRAALGDQARQAGSLVEPGRLRFDFSHSSRVPTEVLAEIEATVNARLLGDDPVLPYETTMDEARDRGAMMLFEEKYGDIVRVIEIGDYSVELCGGTHVTRTSQIGLVKVLGEASIGSNLRRIEALTGAEAVSEFRRSQAVLDHIAALLKSSPEEAPARVEKLLADLKAAEQAVRKQQAASERERAWDLARLAERIGETSVVVAEVPGLRVDELQRLGVAVRETLAGPAVVVLGSSVDERAGIVAVIDKTTGARGIKARAIIADAARAIGGGAGGKDEVATGGGNRPEGVAEALRLARATVAEVLA
- the ruvX gene encoding Holliday junction resolvase RuvX; the encoded protein is MARWLGIDLGTRRIGVAISDGKGLVATPYAVLDRTSDERDATAIREIAAAEGARQVVLGHPLSLDGTAGHSAMVAEGFAEKLKEMGVKVKLWDERFTTVEAEKRLKSGGAGGKRRRAVVDKVAAAVLLQAFLDARGG